The Exiguobacterium mexicanum genome includes a window with the following:
- a CDS encoding DUF2691 family protein, which translates to MKRGISFKIPNTYGRFLTDMLSPIDITSYSWFVGSEESYRVKDGDLDHPLFPEETEMDGETFSHLIHQDEHYLIFVNLKGFSKGPVKDMETYEAFRDSHCVLALLIVDSTFVDMYCKDQQMIESLYTYALSRSFEDVAYLTDANDTRTSLTVW; encoded by the coding sequence GTGAAGCGCGGCATCAGTTTTAAAATCCCGAATACATATGGGCGCTTTCTGACCGACATGTTAAGTCCCATCGATATCACCTCTTACAGCTGGTTCGTCGGTAGTGAGGAATCGTATCGTGTGAAGGACGGCGATCTTGATCACCCGTTGTTTCCTGAAGAGACCGAGATGGACGGCGAAACGTTTTCTCATTTGATTCATCAGGATGAGCACTATCTCATCTTCGTAAATTTAAAGGGCTTTTCAAAAGGACCGGTGAAAGACATGGAGACGTATGAGGCGTTTCGTGATAGCCATTGTGTCCTCGCCCTGCTCATCGTCGACTCCACATTCGTCGATATGTACTGCAAAGATCAACAAATGATTGAATCACTCTATACATACGCCCTATCCCGTTCCTTCGAGGACGTCGCCTATTTGACTGACGCCAACGATACGAGGACGAGTTTGACCGTCTGGTAA
- a CDS encoding histidine phosphatase family protein has product MSTFYLIRHCSATGQEPDAPLTYAGERQALALADFFQDIPVDRIISSDYTRAVASITPVATSKQLTIETEPKLRERILSLEPRDDWFELLRHSFTDASFRVPGAESGQEATDRILSVITSLDDVNGTTVLVTHGNLLALLLQYVDNRFDFDTWRNLSNPDVYHLKIVDNSWYVERVWSVPACG; this is encoded by the coding sequence ATGTCTACGTTCTATCTCATCCGCCATTGCTCGGCCACCGGACAAGAGCCGGACGCCCCACTCACCTATGCCGGTGAACGACAAGCACTCGCCCTCGCTGACTTCTTTCAAGACATCCCTGTCGACCGCATCATCTCAAGCGACTATACGCGAGCCGTCGCCTCGATCACTCCGGTCGCCACGTCTAAGCAGTTGACCATCGAGACGGAGCCGAAGTTGCGCGAGCGTATCCTCTCGCTCGAACCGCGCGACGATTGGTTCGAGTTGCTTCGTCATTCGTTCACCGATGCCTCGTTCCGTGTCCCGGGTGCCGAATCGGGTCAAGAGGCGACGGATCGGATTTTGAGCGTCATCACTTCACTCGACGACGTAAACGGCACGACCGTCCTCGTGACGCACGGCAATCTCCTCGCGCTGCTACTCCAATATGTGGATAACCGCTTCGACTTTGACACGTGGCGCAATCTGAGTAATCCCGACGTCTATCACCTCAAAATTGTGGATAACTCTTGGTACGTGGAACGTGTCTGGTCTGTCCCTGCCTGTGGATAA
- a CDS encoding DegV family protein, translating to MIRLLADSTCDLSDEILAKYEIGVAPLIITIDNKSYEDRVDIQPDEFYGMLEALPEFPTTGMPSPATFMKLMEEAVESGHDEILCICMSSGTSGSYQSAVLGKEYFEEAHPDSTVKIHIVDSRSMSHGSGWLLMKSAQMREAGATFEELVDFNEKYKLKVKHFLSVDDLDHLIKSGRISNASAIIGKLLMVKPIMSMKNGKGAIVAKERGTRKVLKHYTDEFIKRCDKDITNFVIIGYTSDQKIAENLKAKIQAESDFDGEIYLMQMGVSVGTHVGLGAISMFFVEK from the coding sequence ATGATTAGATTATTGGCAGATTCAACTTGTGATTTATCCGATGAGATTTTAGCAAAATACGAGATTGGCGTCGCGCCGCTCATCATTACGATTGACAACAAGTCGTATGAGGACCGTGTCGACATCCAGCCCGATGAGTTTTACGGAATGTTGGAAGCGCTACCGGAATTCCCGACGACGGGGATGCCGAGCCCAGCGACATTTATGAAGCTGATGGAAGAGGCCGTCGAGAGCGGACATGACGAGATTCTATGCATCTGTATGTCGAGCGGGACGAGTGGGTCGTATCAATCGGCCGTGCTCGGAAAAGAATATTTCGAAGAGGCACATCCTGATTCGACGGTGAAAATTCATATCGTCGACTCTCGTTCGATGAGCCACGGCAGCGGCTGGTTGTTAATGAAGAGCGCCCAGATGCGTGAAGCCGGGGCGACGTTCGAGGAGCTCGTTGACTTCAACGAGAAGTATAAGCTGAAAGTGAAGCACTTCTTGTCGGTCGACGACTTGGACCATTTGATTAAAAGCGGCCGCATCTCGAATGCGAGCGCCATCATCGGCAAGCTGTTGATGGTCAAACCGATCATGAGCATGAAGAATGGCAAAGGGGCCATTGTCGCCAAAGAGCGCGGAACGCGTAAAGTTCTCAAGCACTATACGGACGAGTTCATCAAACGTTGCGACAAGGACATCACCAATTTTGTCATCATCGGCTATACGTCCGATCAAAAGATTGCCGAGAACTTGAAGGCGAAGATTCAAGCCGAATCCGACTTTGACGGCGAGATTTACCTCATGCAGATGGGCGTCTCGGTCGGGACGCATGTCGGTCTTGGTGCCATCTCAATGTTTTTTGTGGAAAAATAA
- a CDS encoding methylated-DNA--[protein]-cysteine S-methyltransferase — METYRLDYVSPIGILEIVGTETAIRSILFVERDDVRFEADEMTPDVLKTCHREIEEYFIGRRHSFTFPFEVEGTVFQQDVWQALAMIPYAETTSYRGLAVTLGRDRAVRAVGSANGRNRLSIVIPCHRVIGSNGTLTGYAGGLWRKEWLLRHEQTNAYSGLAKKLLPLHI; from the coding sequence ATGGAGACGTATAGACTGGACTATGTGAGTCCGATTGGAATTCTAGAGATTGTCGGGACAGAGACGGCCATCCGTTCCATCCTGTTCGTTGAACGCGATGATGTCCGCTTTGAAGCGGATGAAATGACGCCGGACGTGTTGAAAACGTGCCATCGAGAAATCGAGGAATACTTCATCGGACGCCGGCACTCGTTCACGTTCCCGTTTGAAGTCGAGGGGACGGTGTTTCAACAGGACGTGTGGCAGGCGCTGGCCATGATTCCATACGCCGAGACGACCTCGTATCGCGGACTGGCCGTGACACTCGGCCGTGACCGCGCCGTGCGGGCCGTCGGCAGTGCCAACGGGCGCAACCGGTTGAGCATCGTCATCCCGTGCCATCGCGTCATCGGATCGAACGGGACGTTGACGGGCTATGCGGGCGGACTGTGGCGAAAGGAATGGTTGCTTCGACACGAGCAAACCAACGCATATTCAGGCCTGGCAAAAAAACTTCTACCCCTCCATATCTGA
- a CDS encoding DNA-3-methyladenine glycosylase family protein — MSRSSFEIHVTAPFDFQQCLQFLRRSDDEVMHVARETSVSKLFDVDGRLLLGDIMETAHGLVITFPEDDITSSEQKHVERYVRDWFDLDQDVAAFVWMAETDELLRPLVREYEGLRLIGFPDLFEALTWAVIGQQITLSFAYTLKRRFVEQYGPSREVDGVTYWAFPNPETIALLDPSELRQLQFSTRKAEYIIGIAQEMTDGRLSKQQLRSEPPDVMHERLLSLRGVGEWTAAYVRMKCFQDPTAFPVADAGLHQALKHHLGRSDKLTADEVRQYGERFAGWEAYATFYLWRSLYGDV, encoded by the coding sequence ATGAGTCGCTCATCGTTCGAGATTCACGTCACCGCTCCGTTTGATTTTCAACAATGTCTGCAATTTTTGCGACGCTCTGACGATGAAGTGATGCATGTCGCCCGTGAAACGTCCGTCTCAAAGCTGTTCGATGTGGACGGACGATTGCTGCTAGGGGATATCATGGAGACGGCTCACGGCCTCGTCATCACGTTCCCGGAAGACGACATCACGAGCTCGGAACAGAAACACGTGGAGCGCTACGTCCGCGACTGGTTCGACCTCGACCAAGACGTCGCGGCGTTCGTGTGGATGGCCGAGACGGATGAACTGTTGCGTCCGCTCGTCCGAGAGTACGAGGGGCTACGCCTGATCGGGTTCCCGGACTTGTTCGAGGCGCTCACGTGGGCCGTCATCGGTCAACAGATCACACTCTCGTTCGCCTATACGCTGAAACGACGGTTCGTCGAGCAGTATGGACCATCCCGGGAAGTGGACGGCGTGACGTACTGGGCGTTCCCAAATCCTGAGACGATTGCGCTGCTCGACCCGAGTGAACTGAGACAGCTCCAATTCAGCACCCGGAAAGCAGAATATATCATCGGCATCGCCCAGGAGATGACGGACGGACGATTGTCGAAACAGCAGTTACGCAGCGAGCCACCCGACGTGATGCATGAACGGTTGTTAAGCTTACGCGGTGTCGGGGAGTGGACGGCCGCGTATGTCCGGATGAAGTGTTTCCAAGATCCGACGGCGTTCCCGGTTGCGGACGCTGGTCTGCATCAGGCGTTGAAGCATCATCTTGGGCGAAGCGACAAGTTGACGGCAGACGAAGTGAGGCAGTACGGGGAACGCTTTGCCGGGTGGGAGGCGTACGCCACATTCTATCTATGGAGGTCGTTGTATGGAGACGTATAG
- a CDS encoding bifunctional transcriptional activator/DNA repair enzyme AdaA — MLTFEEKWEKVLACDAAYDGQFYTAVKTTGIYCRPSCRSRKPKRENVDFYETKAEAESESSGFRPCKRCQPEVDRSPASALVHDVTAFVLTHYKRPLKLEEIAEHVNLSPFYVERTFTQATGETPRRLLEKVRIDKATHLLRTTDMSNLAICYEVGFQTPSNFYRVFRRLKGCSPSMYRKGGADESLIVRDSRHRSV; from the coding sequence ATGCTGACGTTTGAAGAGAAGTGGGAGAAAGTGCTCGCCTGTGACGCGGCGTATGACGGACAGTTTTATACCGCGGTCAAGACGACCGGGATTTACTGTCGGCCCTCGTGCCGCTCGCGGAAGCCGAAGCGGGAGAATGTCGATTTTTATGAGACGAAAGCGGAAGCGGAGTCGGAGTCGTCCGGCTTTCGGCCGTGTAAGCGATGTCAGCCCGAGGTCGACCGTAGTCCGGCGAGCGCGCTCGTCCATGACGTGACGGCGTTCGTGCTCACGCATTACAAACGGCCGCTCAAGCTTGAGGAGATTGCCGAGCACGTCAACTTGAGCCCGTTCTATGTCGAGCGGACGTTCACCCAAGCGACGGGCGAGACGCCGCGCCGTCTGCTCGAAAAGGTTCGCATCGACAAGGCGACCCATCTGTTGCGGACGACGGACATGAGCAATCTCGCCATCTGTTATGAGGTCGGCTTTCAAACCCCGTCCAACTTTTATCGCGTTTTCCGACGTCTCAAGGGATGTTCACCGAGCATGTATCGAAAGGGGGGAGCCGATGAGTCGCTCATCGTTCGAGATTCACGTCACCGCTCCGTTTGA
- the mprF gene encoding bifunctional lysylphosphatidylglycerol flippase/synthetase MprF: MQKRFSWKQLKWLLPFLLIGLILYQSGQELQNLSLAAAFQTLEALTGFEQIALIGLGLVAVLTMTGYDYFLLRSLDVQLPLSKLLRAAWITNAMNGMIGFGGVIGIALRTSLYRPYTDTKRLLRAIGWMTPTLISGLSLLAAGVLLGLFPAGALTATKQWIWPVLLATLAVLPLYIYVTRKRSNLDWPTLVGYIATSLAEWVTAGLVALYALHLLGGEASLPAMMGVFIVATIVGVVSLVPGGVGSFDLLYLVGMTQLGIDQEIVLSSLIVYRFVYFIVPFMISLFLAALVFGDQVVKQIEYKPIIGSSYEIGTVVWRIVSRTLVKTGRLAGSLIALMTSLVLWFQTLLPSVSPLYSTALWVQWVGTLALFTAGLLTLLTTFGMYIRTKRVLWLVGVACVVAGIGVIARGFNLFEAFVVGGFALFVWLTRTQHKRYRSIVTVSRFVRNIAYVGLYVGTHAFLLQSFSQTDTIFFYPDAAAGLSIAAVVLSGLVLISIFTLFNRLKRPQLGTSFEPSRFASFQAMHATTSAFDLAYMKDKSIYYGSDDEACLLFAVSGNHAIVLGDVQGARDAASHLLLAFIEETDRLGYIPLFYQVTPDWMPRLHDAGFTFFKLGEEATVDVATFSLTGKKRANMRSLYNQFTKRDYTADIVMHPSPDLIKSLRFISDDWLGNRSEKGFSLGFFNEQALTHYPVALLRDDTGQVVAFITLLRGSDTVSIDLMRSKNDALPGSIEVLILHVIEWARANDYAYVGLGMAPLASVGEHTFAYWPERIAADIFENISYIYPFSGLRQFKHKFKPTWEARYLAIRKRRKLLPSLLRTARLISRKREL; the protein is encoded by the coding sequence ATGCAAAAGCGATTTTCCTGGAAACAACTGAAATGGTTGCTTCCATTCCTATTGATTGGATTGATTCTTTATCAGAGCGGCCAAGAGCTCCAAAACCTGTCGCTCGCCGCGGCGTTTCAAACGTTAGAGGCGTTGACGGGCTTCGAACAGATTGCCTTGATCGGACTCGGGCTCGTCGCCGTTTTGACGATGACCGGCTACGATTACTTTTTACTGCGCTCGCTCGACGTCCAGCTCCCGCTCTCGAAGCTGCTTCGCGCGGCATGGATCACGAACGCGATGAACGGCATGATCGGGTTCGGCGGCGTCATCGGCATCGCGCTCCGAACGTCGCTGTATCGACCGTATACGGACACGAAACGATTGCTCCGGGCCATCGGCTGGATGACCCCGACACTCATCAGCGGCTTGTCGCTACTTGCCGCAGGGGTGCTGCTCGGGCTCTTCCCGGCCGGTGCGCTCACCGCAACGAAACAATGGATTTGGCCAGTGCTCCTCGCGACACTCGCCGTCCTGCCGCTCTACATCTATGTGACGCGGAAGCGGTCGAACTTGGATTGGCCGACCTTGGTCGGCTATATCGCGACGTCACTCGCCGAATGGGTAACGGCCGGACTCGTCGCCTTGTATGCCCTGCATTTACTCGGGGGCGAAGCGTCGCTCCCGGCCATGATGGGTGTCTTCATCGTCGCGACCATCGTCGGGGTCGTCTCGCTCGTCCCGGGTGGTGTCGGTTCGTTTGATTTATTATACCTCGTCGGGATGACCCAGCTCGGCATCGACCAAGAGATCGTCTTGTCTTCCTTGATCGTCTATCGCTTCGTCTATTTCATCGTCCCATTCATGATCAGCCTGTTTTTGGCGGCCCTCGTCTTCGGAGACCAGGTCGTCAAACAGATCGAGTATAAACCGATCATCGGGTCGTCCTATGAGATCGGGACCGTCGTCTGGCGCATCGTGTCGCGCACACTCGTCAAGACCGGACGGCTCGCCGGAAGCCTGATCGCATTGATGACGAGCCTCGTCCTTTGGTTCCAGACGCTGTTACCGAGTGTGTCACCGCTCTATTCGACCGCCCTCTGGGTACAGTGGGTCGGTACGCTCGCGCTGTTCACGGCCGGTCTGTTGACACTCCTGACCACGTTCGGGATGTACATCCGGACGAAACGTGTGCTCTGGCTCGTCGGGGTCGCCTGTGTCGTCGCCGGCATCGGTGTCATCGCGCGCGGCTTCAACCTGTTTGAAGCGTTCGTCGTCGGTGGGTTCGCCTTGTTCGTCTGGTTAACTCGCACCCAGCATAAACGGTATCGCTCCATCGTGACTGTCAGCCGCTTCGTTCGGAACATCGCCTATGTCGGCCTTTATGTCGGTACACACGCGTTTCTGCTGCAATCGTTCAGTCAGACGGACACGATCTTCTTTTATCCGGACGCAGCTGCCGGATTGAGCATCGCCGCCGTTGTCTTATCCGGACTAGTGTTGATTAGTATCTTCACGCTGTTCAACCGATTGAAACGCCCGCAACTCGGTACATCCTTCGAACCGTCCCGCTTCGCGTCGTTTCAAGCTATGCATGCGACAACAAGTGCTTTCGATTTAGCTTATATGAAGGATAAATCGATTTATTATGGTTCAGACGACGAGGCGTGTCTGTTGTTCGCGGTATCCGGCAATCACGCCATCGTCCTTGGAGATGTGCAAGGCGCGCGCGACGCCGCGTCACACCTGTTGCTCGCCTTTATCGAAGAGACGGATCGCCTCGGCTATATCCCACTCTTTTATCAAGTCACCCCGGATTGGATGCCGCGCCTGCACGACGCCGGGTTCACGTTCTTCAAGCTCGGTGAAGAGGCGACGGTCGACGTCGCCACGTTCTCGCTCACCGGCAAAAAGCGCGCCAACATGCGCTCGCTTTATAACCAATTCACGAAGCGAGACTATACGGCTGACATCGTCATGCATCCATCGCCCGACTTGATCAAGTCACTGCGCTTCATCTCGGATGACTGGCTCGGCAATCGAAGCGAGAAAGGATTCTCGCTCGGCTTTTTCAACGAACAGGCTTTGACCCATTATCCGGTTGCTCTCCTACGTGATGACACGGGACAAGTCGTCGCCTTCATCACGTTGCTCCGCGGCAGTGATACCGTCTCCATCGATTTAATGCGCTCTAAGAATGATGCTCTGCCCGGCTCGATTGAGGTGCTGATTCTCCATGTAATCGAGTGGGCACGAGCCAACGACTACGCCTACGTCGGTCTTGGCATGGCGCCACTCGCATCGGTCGGTGAGCACACGTTCGCGTACTGGCCGGAACGGATTGCAGCCGATATTTTCGAAAACATCAGTTATATCTACCCGTTCAGCGGGCTTCGTCAGTTCAAACATAAGTTCAAACCGACGTGGGAAGCTCGATATTTGGCCATTCGAAAGCGTCGGAAGCTACTACCTTCTTTGCTTCGGACGGCACGGTTGATTAGCCGGAAACGAGAGCTTTAA